One window of Paenibacillus albicereus genomic DNA carries:
- a CDS encoding ABC transporter ATP-binding protein has product MSELQAGAEVLQVKGLTGGYSPRRPVLHELDFTVRAGEMMGLIGLNGAGKSTTVKHLLGLMAPHRGEIRIAGTTLEADPDRYRSSYAYVPEAPVLFEELTVEEHLRLTAMAYGLDEKQYAEGRDRLLEEFRMGPKRGARAAHLSKGMKQKVMLMNALLARPALYIIDEPFLGLDPLGIRSLLDRLVEERAKGAAILMSTHILSTVETYCDRFMLLHGGRIREMGTMDEVRSSRGAEGESLEDIFYRVVEESDADGRGA; this is encoded by the coding sequence ATGAGCGAGCTTCAGGCTGGAGCGGAGGTGCTCCAGGTGAAAGGACTGACCGGCGGCTACAGCCCGCGCCGGCCGGTGCTGCATGAGCTGGACTTTACGGTCCGGGCAGGCGAGATGATGGGCTTGATCGGCCTCAACGGCGCGGGCAAGAGCACGACGGTCAAGCATCTGCTCGGGCTGATGGCTCCTCATCGCGGCGAGATCCGCATCGCCGGAACGACGCTGGAGGCCGATCCCGACCGCTACCGCAGCTCCTACGCCTATGTGCCGGAGGCGCCGGTGCTGTTCGAGGAGCTGACGGTGGAGGAGCATCTGCGTCTGACCGCGATGGCCTATGGCCTGGACGAGAAGCAATATGCCGAAGGCCGCGACCGCTTGCTGGAGGAGTTCCGCATGGGGCCGAAGCGAGGGGCGCGGGCGGCCCATCTGTCCAAGGGAATGAAGCAGAAGGTGATGCTCATGAACGCGCTGCTGGCCCGGCCGGCTCTGTACATCATCGACGAGCCGTTCCTCGGCCTGGATCCGCTCGGCATCCGTTCCCTGCTCGACCGGCTCGTGGAGGAGCGCGCCAAGGGTGCGGCGATCCTGATGAGCACGCATATCCTGTCGACGGTGGAGACGTACTGCGACCGCTTCATGCTGCTGCACGGAGGGCGCATCCGGGAAATGGGCACGATGGACGAGGTCCGGAGTTCGCGCGGGGCGGAAGGAGAATCGCTCGAGGACATCTTCTACCGCGTCGTGGAGGAGAGTGACGCCGATGGACGAGGCGCTTGA
- a CDS encoding SDR family NAD(P)-dependent oxidoreductase, translating to MVKDKIVVLTGASSGIGALTAGHLARAGALPVLCGRNEERLRQAAAAGGGSAVRVLDVTDDRSVEEAFRSVLEEFGRIDVLINNAGFGLFKRFDETPLEEFRSMMETNYMGIVRCTQAALPAMKKQGRGHIINVASIAGKLATPKSSGYSASKHAVLGLTNALRQELAGSGIAVSAVNPGPINTPFFDQADPDGDYARNIGWIMMKPDRVARRIAGLVERPRDELDLPWLLAAGTRLYQLFPGIASRIAGPMLNKK from the coding sequence ATGGTAAAAGATAAGATTGTCGTGCTGACCGGAGCGTCCAGCGGCATCGGAGCGCTGACGGCGGGCCATCTCGCCCGCGCGGGAGCGCTGCCGGTGCTCTGCGGCCGCAACGAGGAGCGGCTGCGGCAGGCCGCCGCCGCCGGGGGCGGCAGCGCGGTGCGGGTGCTCGACGTGACGGACGATCGCTCCGTCGAAGAGGCGTTCCGCTCCGTGCTCGAGGAGTTCGGCCGGATCGACGTGCTGATCAACAACGCCGGATTCGGCCTCTTCAAGCGGTTCGACGAGACTCCGCTCGAGGAATTCCGTTCCATGATGGAGACAAACTATATGGGCATCGTGCGCTGCACGCAAGCCGCGCTGCCCGCGATGAAAAAGCAGGGTCGCGGCCATATCATTAATGTCGCGTCGATCGCCGGGAAGCTGGCTACCCCGAAGTCGAGCGGCTACTCGGCCAGCAAGCATGCCGTGCTGGGGCTGACGAACGCGCTTCGTCAGGAGCTGGCGGGCAGCGGCATCGCCGTGTCTGCGGTCAATCCGGGGCCGATCAACACGCCCTTTTTCGACCAGGCGGATCCGGACGGCGACTATGCGCGCAACATCGGCTGGATCATGATGAAGCCCGACCGGGTCGCCCGCCGCATCGCGGGGCTGGTCGAGCGTCCTCGCGACGAGCTGGACCTGCCTTGGCTGCTTGCCGCAGGCACCCGGCTCTACCAGCTGTTCCCCGGAATCGCCAGCCGGATCGCCGGTCCGATGCTGAACAAAAAATAG
- a CDS encoding DEAD/DEAH box helicase, which yields MTYESWSRLGLSEAAFERFEANGIGEPTPIQQQAIPPLLAGKDVSAGSQTGTGKTLAYLLPLLQRIDASSKAIQAVILSPTQELAMQIMRVAQEYGEPLGIRAQQLIGGAAMKRQLEKLKLNPQLVVGTPGRIHELVKAKKLKLTQVATVIVDEADQVFALGSTSDVETILWATPKNRQLAFFSATHPDVMKTLEKRWMKEPLRVDIEPAQRVSETISHYYVVCDWRDKTDTARRLLRLLEPESALIFINNTDLIANYEAKLSFEGFDVESIYGDADKQKRAATLARFREGRTKLLLATDVAARGLDIPGLPLVMNLEPPADADQYVHRSGRTGRMGREGVVLTLAAPNETYLIEKYERKLGIKLQEKALYKGKLWDPHEVPRGKSGGAPARVKPSAGATADRRAGAAAAAGGNGTADTRKASAAKQAAVKPQEASFRQAKPSSDAGREPAAGAGPDKLSHPVRPSSLAKPAAQVQPSGFVQPTLPAKAASPAKAASPAKGASPAKPVKSKARAAKADKNKGAPKWLKAKREQGDTPKN from the coding sequence ATGACTTATGAAAGCTGGAGTCGCCTCGGCCTGTCCGAGGCGGCTTTCGAACGGTTCGAAGCAAACGGGATCGGGGAGCCGACCCCGATCCAGCAGCAGGCGATTCCGCCTCTGCTCGCAGGCAAGGACGTGTCGGCAGGCTCGCAGACCGGCACCGGCAAAACGCTCGCCTATCTGCTTCCGCTGCTGCAGCGCATCGACGCCTCCAGCAAGGCGATTCAAGCCGTCATCCTGTCGCCGACGCAGGAGCTGGCGATGCAGATCATGCGCGTCGCCCAGGAGTACGGAGAGCCGCTCGGCATCCGCGCCCAGCAGCTGATCGGCGGCGCGGCGATGAAGCGCCAGCTGGAGAAGCTCAAGCTGAACCCGCAGCTGGTCGTCGGCACGCCGGGGCGCATCCACGAGCTCGTCAAGGCCAAGAAGCTCAAGCTGACGCAAGTCGCGACGGTCATCGTCGACGAAGCGGACCAGGTGTTCGCGCTCGGCTCGACGAGCGACGTGGAGACGATCCTGTGGGCGACGCCGAAGAACCGTCAGCTCGCCTTTTTCAGCGCCACGCATCCCGACGTCATGAAGACGCTGGAGAAGCGATGGATGAAGGAGCCGCTGCGCGTCGACATCGAGCCGGCGCAGCGCGTGTCGGAGACGATCTCCCACTATTATGTCGTCTGCGACTGGCGCGACAAGACCGATACCGCCCGCCGCCTGCTGCGGCTGCTGGAGCCGGAGTCCGCGTTGATCTTCATCAACAATACGGACCTGATCGCGAACTATGAGGCCAAGCTGTCGTTCGAGGGGTTCGACGTGGAATCGATCTACGGCGATGCCGACAAGCAGAAGCGCGCCGCCACGCTCGCCCGTTTCCGCGAGGGGCGCACGAAGCTGCTGCTCGCCACCGATGTGGCCGCACGCGGCCTCGACATCCCGGGGCTCCCGCTCGTCATGAACCTGGAGCCGCCTGCGGACGCGGACCAGTACGTGCACCGCTCCGGCCGGACGGGCCGGATGGGGCGCGAGGGCGTCGTGCTGACGCTGGCCGCTCCGAACGAGACGTACCTGATCGAGAAATACGAGCGCAAGCTGGGCATCAAGCTGCAGGAGAAAGCGCTCTACAAAGGCAAGCTGTGGGATCCGCATGAAGTTCCCCGCGGCAAAAGCGGCGGCGCGCCGGCGCGCGTCAAGCCGTCTGCGGGAGCGACGGCGGACCGCCGCGCGGGCGCAGCGGCTGCGGCCGGCGGCAACGGCACGGCGGACACGCGGAAGGCGTCTGCGGCCAAGCAAGCCGCCGTGAAGCCGCAAGAGGCGTCGTTCCGGCAAGCGAAGCCAAGCTCGGATGCGGGACGCGAGCCGGCGGCCGGGGCTGGTCCTGACAAGCTGTCCCATCCCGTGCGGCCGTCGAGTTTGGCCAAGCCGGCCGCCCAGGTTCAGCCGTCAGGCTTCGTCCAGCCGACCCTTCCCGCCAAGGCAGCGAGTCCTGCCAAGGCAGCGAGTCCTGCCAAGGGAGCCAGCCCCGCCAAGCCGGTCAAATCCAAGGCGCGCGCGGCGAAGGCGGACAAGAACAAAGGCGCGCCGAAATGGCTTAAAGCCAAGCGCGAGCAAGGCGATACGCCGAAGAACTGA
- a CDS encoding aminotransferase class I/II-fold pyridoxal phosphate-dependent enzyme, translating into MNPLAQQLNAALEKGNAHVYAMLSGLGRQLYFPKEGILSQSAEAKTKARKFNATIGIATENGVPMHLKLIQDTLSAYEPKDLYEYAPPAGKPELRSAWREKMLVENPSLQGRSFGSPIATNALTHGLSIVADLFADDGDAVVIPDKNWENYELTFGVRRGAEIVEYPLYAEGGRFNADGLREALLAQRDKGKAIVILNFPNNPTGYTPDREESEAITAALLAAAEAGIRIVAVTDDAYFGLFFEDSVHESLFGRLAGLHERILPVKIDGATKEEYVWGFRVGFITYASDSADVLAALEQKTLGIIRSTISSGPHPSQTFILHALRHPDFEAQKAEKYAIMKSRANRVKELLDSGRYDGAWSYYPFNSGYFMCLRLEDVSAEAVRQRLLNAYEIGTIALGETDLRVAFSCTEESNLEELFDSIHQAVQDIRQGITT; encoded by the coding sequence ATGAATCCACTTGCCCAGCAGTTGAACGCCGCGCTGGAAAAAGGCAACGCCCATGTCTACGCCATGCTGTCCGGTCTTGGACGGCAGCTGTATTTCCCCAAGGAGGGCATCCTGAGCCAGTCCGCCGAGGCCAAGACCAAGGCCCGGAAGTTCAACGCTACGATCGGCATCGCCACGGAAAACGGCGTCCCGATGCATCTGAAGCTGATTCAGGACACGCTGTCCGCCTACGAGCCGAAGGATCTTTACGAATATGCTCCTCCTGCAGGCAAGCCCGAGCTGCGCTCCGCCTGGCGCGAGAAGATGCTCGTCGAGAATCCCTCGCTCCAGGGCCGCTCGTTCGGCAGCCCGATCGCGACGAACGCGCTGACGCACGGGCTGAGCATCGTCGCGGACCTGTTCGCGGACGACGGCGACGCCGTCGTCATTCCGGACAAGAACTGGGAGAACTACGAGCTGACCTTCGGCGTCCGCCGCGGCGCCGAGATCGTAGAATATCCGCTGTATGCCGAGGGCGGCCGCTTCAACGCCGACGGCCTGCGCGAGGCGCTGCTCGCGCAGCGGGACAAGGGCAAGGCGATCGTCATCCTCAACTTCCCGAACAATCCGACCGGCTACACGCCGGACCGCGAGGAGAGCGAGGCGATCACAGCCGCGCTTCTGGCCGCGGCAGAGGCGGGCATCCGCATCGTCGCCGTCACCGACGACGCCTATTTCGGCCTCTTCTTCGAGGACTCCGTCCACGAGTCGCTGTTCGGCCGCTTGGCAGGGCTGCATGAGCGCATCCTGCCGGTCAAGATCGACGGCGCGACCAAGGAAGAGTACGTCTGGGGCTTCCGCGTCGGCTTCATCACCTATGCTTCCGACTCCGCGGACGTGCTGGCCGCCCTCGAGCAAAAGACGCTCGGCATCATCCGCTCCACCATCTCCAGCGGACCGCATCCGTCGCAGACGTTCATCCTGCACGCGCTTCGGCATCCCGACTTCGAAGCCCAGAAGGCCGAGAAGTACGCCATCATGAAAAGCCGCGCCAACCGCGTCAAGGAGCTGCTCGACAGCGGCCGCTACGACGGCGCCTGGAGCTACTATCCGTTCAACTCCGGCTACTTCATGTGCCTGCGGCTCGAGGACGTCAGCGCCGAGGCCGTGCGCCAGCGCCTGCTCAACGCCTACGAGATCGGCACGATCGCGCTCGGCGAGACGGACCTGCGCGTCGCGTTCTCCTGCACCGAGGAATCCAACCTCGAAGAGCTGTTCGACTCGATCCATCAGGCAGTCCAGGACATCCGTCAAGGCATCACGACCTGA
- a CDS encoding ABC transporter permease encodes MDEALDREWRRRALAFYKDCLPFLGDMARSGLPLALFALIIVGSASYAGLLERIPADFPAAALGTLLLAPVLYWSPMRTWLQPADLVFLLPREAGMKSYLRRSWLHTLPGGLVLAAAVLLLYWPIRAHVPADRLTGWTPELLPALAAVLALKALASAAAWRERQIAWRASRSALKLLRLAITAWLLYVWFTQPAGTAALVSAPAALLWWAASRLPKRLPLPWERLIEEERRTASRYIRFFGWFTEVPSLQPSVHSRPWLSWIASAIPLRKRSTYTYLYSLSIARTELGGMLLRMTLLGMLCCYWLGDSGWLEGWAAAACVLLFLLIAGLQSAALTGWHRHVVWRHVYPLPESGRLRSAAAVDRSALTAVAALLWLAASVPLLAAGHVFAPATAALLAAVYVGLRPRRLLKRQQREEEEE; translated from the coding sequence ATGGACGAGGCGCTTGACCGCGAATGGCGCCGGCGGGCGCTGGCGTTCTACAAGGACTGCCTGCCGTTCCTGGGCGACATGGCCCGGAGCGGCCTGCCGCTGGCGCTGTTCGCGCTGATTATCGTCGGATCGGCTTCCTATGCCGGGCTGCTCGAGCGCATCCCCGCCGACTTTCCCGCGGCCGCGCTCGGCACGCTGCTGCTGGCGCCGGTACTGTACTGGAGCCCGATGCGCACGTGGCTGCAGCCGGCCGACCTCGTCTTTCTCCTCCCCCGCGAAGCCGGGATGAAAAGCTATCTCCGCCGCTCCTGGCTGCATACGCTGCCGGGCGGACTCGTGCTCGCCGCCGCTGTGCTGCTGCTGTACTGGCCGATCCGCGCCCATGTGCCGGCGGACCGGCTGACCGGCTGGACGCCGGAGCTGCTGCCGGCTCTGGCGGCCGTGCTCGCGCTCAAGGCGCTGGCGAGCGCCGCCGCCTGGCGGGAGCGCCAGATCGCCTGGAGAGCGAGCCGCTCCGCCCTAAAGCTGCTGCGGCTGGCGATCACGGCCTGGCTGCTCTACGTCTGGTTCACGCAGCCGGCGGGGACGGCGGCGCTCGTGTCCGCGCCGGCGGCGCTGCTCTGGTGGGCGGCCTCCCGTTTGCCGAAGCGGCTTCCGCTTCCTTGGGAGCGGCTGATCGAAGAGGAGAGGCGGACCGCGAGCCGCTATATCCGCTTTTTCGGCTGGTTCACGGAGGTGCCCTCGCTGCAGCCGAGCGTGCATTCGCGTCCGTGGCTGTCTTGGATCGCGTCCGCGATCCCGCTGCGCAAGCGCAGCACCTACACCTACCTGTACAGCCTGAGCATCGCCCGCACGGAGCTGGGCGGCATGCTGCTGCGGATGACGCTGCTCGGCATGCTCTGCTGCTACTGGCTCGGCGACAGCGGCTGGCTGGAAGGCTGGGCGGCCGCCGCCTGCGTGCTGCTGTTCCTGCTGATCGCGGGCTTGCAGTCGGCGGCGCTGACGGGCTGGCATCGCCATGTCGTCTGGCGGCATGTCTATCCGCTTCCGGAGAGCGGGCGCCTGCGCTCGGCGGCGGCCGTCGACCGGAGCGCCCTGACGGCGGTCGCGGCGCTGCTATGGCTCGCCGCCAGCGTGCCGCTGCTTGCAGCGGGCCACGTCTTTGCGCCGGCCACGGCGGCCTTGCTGGCGGCCGTCTACGTGGGGCTTCGTCCCCGGCGGCTGCTCAAGCGGCAGCAGCGCGAGGAAGAGGAGGAGTGA
- a CDS encoding helix-turn-helix domain-containing protein: MLHVPPSSFVLLPSFAKIVCEPNWKWPRRDKPMANYDLFYVWSGEGELLLNNEPYPLEAGSCFLFRPGDYTSAVHNPQKPLVLTYIHFDVEGDAGEVPARHRVLGDTVEFEYLLSRYVRLFLVQLFAAEEEARLLLKQLMIHLLRYDRQAPVERKASNQLTEAIQEIANYIRQNPGISHRVEDLAGRAGLSPRYFSIKFKEIIGIPVQTYMIRTRIERAQHLLMHGGMNVTEVADALGYRDIFFFSRQFKQYTGKSPSEIR; encoded by the coding sequence ATGCTGCACGTACCGCCCTCATCGTTCGTCCTGCTTCCTTCCTTCGCCAAGATCGTCTGCGAGCCGAACTGGAAATGGCCTCGCCGGGACAAGCCGATGGCGAACTACGACCTGTTCTACGTGTGGAGCGGGGAAGGCGAGCTGCTGCTCAACAACGAGCCGTATCCGCTCGAAGCCGGCAGCTGCTTCCTGTTCCGCCCCGGCGACTACACGAGCGCCGTCCACAATCCCCAAAAGCCGCTCGTGCTGACGTACATCCACTTCGACGTCGAGGGCGATGCCGGCGAGGTGCCGGCGCGGCATCGCGTCCTGGGCGACACGGTCGAGTTCGAATACCTGCTCTCGCGCTACGTCCGGCTGTTCCTCGTCCAGCTGTTCGCCGCCGAGGAGGAGGCGAGGCTGCTGCTCAAGCAGCTCATGATCCATCTGCTTCGATACGACCGGCAGGCGCCGGTGGAGCGCAAGGCGAGCAACCAGCTGACGGAGGCGATCCAGGAGATCGCCAACTACATCCGCCAAAATCCCGGCATCTCTCATCGGGTCGAGGACTTGGCGGGCCGCGCCGGCCTTTCGCCGAGGTATTTCAGCATCAAGTTCAAGGAGATCATCGGCATCCCCGTCCAGACGTACATGATCCGCACCCGCATCGAGCGCGCGCAGCATCTGCTCATGCACGGCGGCATGAACGTGACCGAGGTGGCCGACGCGCTCGGCTACCGCGACATCTTCTTCTTCAGCCGCCAGTTCAAGCAGTACACGGGCAAAAGTCCGTCCGAGATCCGGTAG
- a CDS encoding DUF3055 domain-containing protein — protein sequence MELKDYDFMSDSTEETSTRFVTMITPGLKRFDLAILATSRFYGKKLVTDLQGGRTAIIGQDDLEEEGYLEHVFKLTEEEASELSAFLSLVVGEVNFTD from the coding sequence ATGGAGCTCAAAGACTACGATTTCATGTCGGACTCGACCGAGGAGACGTCGACCCGCTTCGTCACGATGATTACGCCCGGACTCAAGCGGTTCGATCTGGCAATCCTGGCGACCAGCCGCTTTTACGGCAAGAAGCTCGTCACCGACCTGCAGGGCGGCCGCACCGCGATCATCGGGCAGGACGACCTGGAGGAGGAAGGCTACCTCGAGCATGTGTTCAAGCTGACCGAGGAGGAGGCGTCCGAGCTGAGCGCGTTTTTGTCGCTCGTCGTGGGCGAAGTGAATTTTACCGACTGA
- a CDS encoding HRDC domain-containing protein produces the protein MQIVFLNSFEKPLGDGRLDTAQLTICEQQGTWSVVWNGSRHGSSESTDLWYEGASWEEMMNAFRHGVAVRMGEGFAPLVDGMLDERPSARGGAVSLLQCYGELHADAALYEELRDWRRLRATSDRKSAYLVATNRTLLMIAAFVPRTAEELAAIPGWGPGKGASYSAEVLALTEKAAQPRPFPLDWVEEALDSKAYVQWLYKQKEHKYKNRLDRQQASRLILEGVRADKTLEELQAATGLPRRELMERLEQLDQEGYDLEPLIARELEGVPTEELSRIRQALAQEGDKYLKPILHKVYGPEPSSGLKIELAYDRLRLVRMRCKRENAAGLTAG, from the coding sequence ATGCAGATCGTTTTCTTGAATTCATTCGAAAAACCGCTCGGAGACGGAAGGCTGGACACGGCGCAGCTGACCATCTGCGAGCAGCAGGGAACGTGGTCGGTCGTCTGGAACGGCAGCCGGCACGGAAGCTCGGAGTCGACCGATCTGTGGTACGAGGGAGCGAGCTGGGAGGAGATGATGAACGCGTTCCGGCACGGCGTGGCGGTGCGCATGGGAGAAGGATTCGCTCCGCTTGTGGACGGCATGCTGGACGAGCGGCCGTCGGCTCGGGGCGGCGCGGTGAGCCTCCTGCAGTGCTACGGGGAGCTCCATGCCGACGCCGCGCTGTACGAGGAGCTGCGGGACTGGCGCAGGCTGCGGGCGACATCCGACCGCAAGTCGGCCTACCTCGTGGCGACGAACCGGACGCTGCTCATGATCGCGGCGTTCGTGCCCCGGACCGCGGAGGAGCTGGCGGCGATTCCCGGCTGGGGTCCCGGCAAGGGAGCTTCCTATTCCGCCGAGGTGCTGGCCTTGACGGAAAAGGCGGCCCAACCGAGGCCGTTCCCGCTCGATTGGGTCGAGGAGGCGCTCGACTCCAAGGCGTACGTCCAGTGGCTGTACAAGCAGAAGGAGCACAAGTACAAGAACCGCCTCGACCGCCAGCAGGCGAGCCGGCTGATCTTGGAGGGCGTGCGCGCGGACAAGACGCTCGAGGAGCTGCAAGCCGCCACCGGGCTGCCCCGCCGGGAGCTGATGGAGCGCCTCGAGCAGCTCGACCAGGAGGGCTACGATCTCGAGCCGCTCATCGCGCGCGAGCTGGAGGGCGTGCCGACGGAGGAGCTGTCGCGCATCCGGCAGGCGCTCGCTCAGGAGGGAGACAAGTACCTCAAGCCGATCCTGCACAAGGTATACGGTCCCGAGCCTTCGTCCGGCTTGAAGATCGAGCTTGCCTACGACCGGCTGCGGCTCGTCCGGATGCGCTGCAAGCGGGAGAACGCGGCGGGACTGACCGCTGGCTGA
- a CDS encoding chemotaxis protein CheX yields MKAEFINPFLESAVMVLEQVVQIKPQTGPIGLKELRGQSDFIWIQIQLFGQVSGDIVFGMSEVSALRIVSAMMGGFQLSALDDMGKSAISELSNMISGNATTKLSSQGVHVDITPPALLQGSQLQLLESRKALTVPVILDGIGQMDIQVLLAS; encoded by the coding sequence ATGAAAGCTGAATTTATCAATCCTTTCCTGGAATCTGCGGTCATGGTTTTGGAGCAGGTCGTCCAGATCAAGCCGCAGACGGGACCGATCGGTCTTAAGGAGCTGCGAGGTCAATCGGATTTCATTTGGATTCAGATTCAGCTGTTCGGTCAGGTGAGCGGAGATATCGTGTTCGGCATGAGCGAGGTCTCGGCCCTGCGGATCGTGTCCGCGATGATGGGCGGATTCCAGCTCTCGGCTCTCGACGACATGGGCAAGAGCGCCATCTCCGAGCTCAGCAACATGATCAGCGGCAATGCGACCACCAAGCTGTCCAGCCAGGGCGTTCATGTGGACATCACGCCTCCTGCGCTGCTCCAGGGCTCCCAGCTCCAGCTGCTGGAGTCGCGCAAGGCGCTGACGGTACCCGTCATTTTGGACGGCATCGGGCAGATGGATATACAGGTGCTGCTGGCGTCCTAG